A window of the Tenebrio molitor chromosome 1, icTenMoli1.1, whole genome shotgun sequence genome harbors these coding sequences:
- the LOC138133084 gene encoding contactin-1 isoform X1, whose amino-acid sequence MCIKKVPIVCIILCFVVVKGLKIKEFGADVGRNLTLPCPIHNTKDVMWVREEREDHQKSRMIILENGSLFIPFIERNDSGIYSCSKANSVNDEKARIKVHVNTPPPALENVSVRPSSIIALILWEVNGTGGYPIINFTAQYRLAGSDGEWLPISPNHITPNSRQIDVYKLQPNTSYEFRIWATNKLGRGEITQVIGTTSHEYREEELARRMLAGADKFDTRVWAVAVGIVMGTLILLGLGTCFLLYQECRLPSVPEEQEIIELVPNIILNPGFEGNVQNEQLPADENSNNETPLRLNNNTVVQPRNV is encoded by the exons ATGTGCATTAAAAAGGTACCAATTGTGTGCATCATTTTATGTTTTGTAGTTGTAAAAG gtttgaaaataaaagaatttgGTGCCGATGTAGGACGTAACTTAACACTGCCATGCCCAATACATAATACAAAAGATGTTATGTGGGTTAGAGAAGAAAGAGAAGATCATCAAAAATCTCGAATGATCATTTTAGAAAATGGTTCCTTGTTCATTCCTTTTATTGAACGAAATGATTCTGGTATATATTCCTGCTCCAAAGCAAATAGTGTTAATGATGAGAAAGCTCGAATAAAAGTGCATGTGAACA CACCCCCACCAGCACTGGAAAATGTGTCTGTTCGGCCCAGTTCTATTATTGCTTTAATTCTTTGGGAAGTGAATGGAACTGGTGGATATCCTATAATCAATTTTACTGCTCAATATCGTTTAGCTGGTTCAGATGGTGAATGGTTGCCTATATCACCAAATCATATCACACCAAATTCG AGACAAATTGATGTGTATAAATTGCAACCCAACACAAGCTATGAATTTAGAATTTGGGCTACCAACAAACTTGGTAGAGGAGAAATAACTCAAGTTATAGGTACTACTTCTCATGAATACAGAGAAGAAG aATTGGCTCGACGTATGTTAGCTGGAGCAGATAAATTCGACACAAGGGTTTGGGCAGTGGCCGTTGGAATTGTTATGGGAACACTTATATTGCTTGGATTGGGAACATGTTTCTTATTATACCAAGAATGTCGCCTTCCTAGTG TTCCAGAAGAACAAGAGATAATAGAACTAGTTCCAAATATAATCTTGAATCCTGGGTTTGAGGGCAATGTGCAGAATGAACAATTGCCTGCAGATGAAAATTCTAATAATGAAACGCCATTGCGTTTGAACAATAATACTGTAGTGCAACCTAGAAACGTatag
- the LOC138133084 gene encoding contactin-1 isoform X2, with the protein MCIKKVPIVCIILCFVVVKGLKIKEFGADVGRNLTLPCPIHNTKDVMWVREEREDHQKSRMIILENGSLFIPFIERNDSGIYSCSKANSVNDEKARIKVHVNTPPPALENVSVRPSSIIALILWEVNGTGGYPIINFTAQYRLAGSDGEWLPISPNHITPNSRQIDVYKLQPNTSYEFRIWATNKLGRGEITQVIGTTSHEYREEAGADKFDTRVWAVAVGIVMGTLILLGLGTCFLLYQECRLPSVPEEQEIIELVPNIILNPGFEGNVQNEQLPADENSNNETPLRLNNNTVVQPRNV; encoded by the exons ATGTGCATTAAAAAGGTACCAATTGTGTGCATCATTTTATGTTTTGTAGTTGTAAAAG gtttgaaaataaaagaatttgGTGCCGATGTAGGACGTAACTTAACACTGCCATGCCCAATACATAATACAAAAGATGTTATGTGGGTTAGAGAAGAAAGAGAAGATCATCAAAAATCTCGAATGATCATTTTAGAAAATGGTTCCTTGTTCATTCCTTTTATTGAACGAAATGATTCTGGTATATATTCCTGCTCCAAAGCAAATAGTGTTAATGATGAGAAAGCTCGAATAAAAGTGCATGTGAACA CACCCCCACCAGCACTGGAAAATGTGTCTGTTCGGCCCAGTTCTATTATTGCTTTAATTCTTTGGGAAGTGAATGGAACTGGTGGATATCCTATAATCAATTTTACTGCTCAATATCGTTTAGCTGGTTCAGATGGTGAATGGTTGCCTATATCACCAAATCATATCACACCAAATTCG AGACAAATTGATGTGTATAAATTGCAACCCAACACAAGCTATGAATTTAGAATTTGGGCTACCAACAAACTTGGTAGAGGAGAAATAACTCAAGTTATAGGTACTACTTCTCATGAATACAGAGAAGAAG CTGGAGCAGATAAATTCGACACAAGGGTTTGGGCAGTGGCCGTTGGAATTGTTATGGGAACACTTATATTGCTTGGATTGGGAACATGTTTCTTATTATACCAAGAATGTCGCCTTCCTAGTG TTCCAGAAGAACAAGAGATAATAGAACTAGTTCCAAATATAATCTTGAATCCTGGGTTTGAGGGCAATGTGCAGAATGAACAATTGCCTGCAGATGAAAATTCTAATAATGAAACGCCATTGCGTTTGAACAATAATACTGTAGTGCAACCTAGAAACGTatag